In Eptesicus fuscus isolate TK198812 chromosome 23, DD_ASM_mEF_20220401, whole genome shotgun sequence, one genomic interval encodes:
- the LHFPL7 gene encoding LHFPL tetraspan subfamily member 7 protein codes for MVGSVWVALGLSLTCISALSLLSPAWFQTPTFSFGVLSYCSWPQGDSWNQSCGIFRSLDDIPDFAWKVSAALLLGGWLLVAFHAILLLSWVLAPRELCPRRGSGKMRGVQAAAATTTIVGLLAFPIGLASPFAKEACGASSVYRSGQCQLGWGYVTAIFNAVLASILPVIRWPRTTQVQGRTIRFSSDTEKIILMPEVSK; via the exons ATGGTGGGCAGCGTGTGGGTCGCTCTGGGACTCTCCCTGACCTGCATCTCggccctcagcctcctctcccctgcctggTTCCAGACGCCCACCTTCTCCTTTGGCGTCCTCTCCTACTGCTCCTGGCCTCAGGGTGACAGCTGGAACCAGAGCTGTGGGATCTTCAGGTCCCTGGATGATATTCCGGACTTTGCCTGGAAG GTCTCAGCTGCGCTTCTCCTGGGAGGCTGGCTGCTGGTGGCCTTCCATGCAATTCTCCTCCTGTCCTGGGTCCTGGCCCCCAGAGAGCTGTGCCCAAGGAGGGGCAGTGGCAAAATGCGGGGGGTGCAGGCAGCTGCAG ccaccaccaccattgtGGGCCTGCTGGCTTTCCCTATCGGCCTGGCCTCCCCATTTGCCAAGGAGGCCTGTGGAGCCTCCTCTGTGTACCGCAGTGGACAgtgccagctgggctggggctATGTGACCGCCATCTTCAACGCAGTCCTGGCCAGCATCCTGCCCGTCATCAGGTGGCCCCGCACGACCCAAGTACAGGGGAGGACCATCCGCTTCTCCAGCGACACTGAGAAAATCATCCTTATGCCAGAAGTGAGCAAATAA